The window GCGCGGCCCGAGGGTGTCGAACAGCTTCTTGAGGACGCCGCGGTCCTGGATGTCGCGGCCCGCGAGCCTGCGGCTGTGCAGGTCGTCACGCCGTGCCAGGGTGATGAGCTTCTCCGCGAAGGGGCGGACCTCCTTGGCCTTGATCAGGGTGGTGGTGATCCTCTCGTGCTGGAACAGCGCGGTGGACAGGTTGCGCAGCACCGCGATCCGATGCTCGGTGGTGCGTCCCAGCTTGCGCAGGGCTCGTTGGTGCCTCATGGCGGAGTTTCCCCGTGTGGTGCGGCTATTCGGCGACGATCTCGGTCGGCTCGTCCAGCTTCATGCCCAAGGAGAGGCCCATCTCGGCCAGGATCTCGCGGATCTCGTTGAGCGACTTGCGGCCGAAGTTCTTGGTCTTGAGCATCTCGGCCTCGCTGCGCTGGACCAGGTCGCGGATCGTCCGGATCTCGGCGTTCTTCAGGCAATTGTAGGAGCGCACCGACAGCTCCAGCTCCTCCACCGAGCGGTTGAGGTTCTCGTTGAGCTTCTCGCGCTCCTTGTCGATCTCCTTCTCCTCGGCTTCGTGCGACTCCTCGAAGTTGATGAAGATCGCCAGGTGGTCCTTGATCAGCTTGCCGGCCAGGGCGACCGCATCCTGCGGGCGCACCGCGCCGTTGGTCCAGACCTCGATGGTCAGCTTGTCGTAGTCGGTGGTCTGGCCCAGACGGGCGTCCTCCACCGTGTAGTTGACCTTCTTCACCGGCGAGTGGACCGAGTCGATCGGGATGTAACCGAGCGGCAGGTCGGGCTCGAAGTTGCGGTCCGCCGGCTGGTAGCCCCGGCCCGGGCGCACCCGCATCTCGATGTTGAGCTTCCCTTCCTCCTGCAGCGTCGCCAGGTGGATGCTCGGGTCCAGGATCTGCACGTTCGGGTTGGTCTCGATGTCGCCGGCCTTGATCTCGCCGGCCCCTTCCGCCCGGAGGTAGATCGTCTCCGGATGGTCCACCGTCATCTTCAGGGGGACCTGCTTCAGGTTCAGGATCAGGTCGGTGGCGTCCTCGACGACGCCGGGGATCGAGGTGAACTCGTGCAGCACCCCGTCGATCTTCACGGCGGTGATCGCCGCCCCTTCGATGCTCGACAGGAGGACGCGGCGCATGGCGTTGCCGATCGTCGTGCCGAAGCCGCGCTCGAACGGCTGGGCGTAGAACAGCCCGTAGGTTCCGGTCAGGGACTCGGCTTCGAACTCCAGCCTCTTGGGCCGCTGAAAGTCTTTCCAAAGCATTCGGGTTTCTCCCGTTAAAAGGGGGCTACTTCGAGTACAGCTCGATGATCATCTGCTCCTGGATGGGCAGCGTGATCTGCTCGCGGGTCGGCAGCGACGCCACGGTGCCCTTGAGCGCCTCGGCGTCCAGCGTGAGCCATTCCGGGATGCCCCGCGCCCGGGCGTGCTCCACCGACTTGAGGAGGAACGTGTTCTTGCGGAGGTTCTCCTTGACCGTGATGACGTCTCCCGCCTTCACCAGGTAGGAGCCGATGTCGACCTTCCGGCCGTTGAGCTGGACATGGCCGTGGCCGATGATCTGGCGGGCCTGCCAGCGCGATTCCGCCAGCCCCAGCTTGAACACCACGTTGTCCAGCCGGCGCTCCAGGTTCTGCAGCAGCACCTCGCCGGTGACGCCGCGCGAGCGCACGGCGCTGCGGTAGGCGAGGCGGAACTGGTTCTCCAGCATGCCGTAGATGCGCTTGACCTTCTGCTTCTCGCGCAGCTGGATGCCGTAGCCCTGGACCTTGGTGCGGCGCTTGCCGTGCTGCCCCGGGGCGAAGCGGCGCTTCTCGACGGCGCACTTCTCCGAGAAGCAGCGATCTCCTTTGAGAAAGAGCTTCATTCCTTCGCGCCGGCACAGCCGGCAGACCGCACCCCGGATTCTCGCCAAGTGTTGTTCCCCTTCCTTCGAAAGGCCCGTCCTACACGCGCCGCCGCTTCGGGGGGCGGCAGCCGTTGTGCGGGATGGGCGTCACGTCCTTGATGGCCTTGATTTCCATGCCGATCGATTGCAGCGCCCGGATCGACGACTCGCGACCCGAGCCCGGTCCCTTCACGCGCACCTCCAGCGAGCGCACGCCGTGCTCCTTGGCGGCGTTGCCGGCGGCCTGGGCCGCCATCTGCGCCGCGAACGGGGTCCCCTTGCGCGACCCCTTGAAGGCCAGGCACCCGGCCGAGGACCAGGAGAGCACGTTGCCCTGCATGTCGGTGATGGTGATGACGGTATTGTTGAACGTGGCGTGAATGTGGGCGATCGCCAGCGGCACGTTCTTCTTTTCTTTGCCGCGGACGCGCTTGACGGCCGCCGGCTTGGCCGCTTCCGGCGCCGCGCCTTCCGCGCCCGCTCCTGCCGGGGCTGCTTTCTTCTCTTCGGCCATGAGGCTCCCCTATCCCTTCTTGCCCACCGGGGCCTTCTTCTTGCCGGCCACGGTGCGCCGCGGTCCCTTGCGGGTGCGGGCGTTGGTGTGCGTGCGCTGTCCGTGCACCGGCAGGTTGCGGCGGTGCCGCATCCCCCGGTAGCAGCCGATGTCGATCAGCCGCTTGATGTCCATCGAGACGTTCTTCCGGACGTCCCCCTCGACCTGCCCTTCGTCCTGGATGACGTCGCGGATCTTGCGGACCTCCTCCTCGGACAGGTTCTTGACCTTTACGTCCGGCGAGACGCCCGCCTTGCCCAGGATCCGGTTGGACCGGGAGCGGCCGATGCCGTGGATGTAGGTCAGGGCGATTTCAACGCGCTTGTTCTGGGGCAGATCCACCCCGGCGATGCGAGCCATGACGTTCCCCTATCCCTGGCGCTGCTTGTGCTTCGGGTTCACGCAGATGATGCGGACCACGCCGCTGCGTCGAATCACCTTGCACTTGGCGCAAATCTTTCTGACCGATGCCCGGACTTTCACTGGACCTTCCTCGCCGCTTCGACGCGGCCTCTACTTGTAGCGATACACGATCCGCCCGCGGGTCAGGTCGTAGGGGGAAAGCTCCACCAGGACCCGGTCCCCCGGGAGGATCCGGATAAAGTTCTTGCGCATTCTTCCCGAAATATGGGCCAGCACCTTGTGCTTGTTCTCCAGCTCCACCCTGAACATCGCGTTGGGCAGCGGCTCCAGAACCGTCGCCTCGACCTGGATCGCTTCTTCCTTGCTCAAACAGCGCTCCTCAGCTGTGAGGGGTTCGAGCCCAAGACCTTCGGCCCTTCCGCCGTGATCGCCAGGCAGCGCTCGAAGTGCGCCGAGGGCAGCCCGTCCACCGTCACCGCCGTCCAGCCGTCCGGGAGAATGCGCACATCAGGGACCCCCTGGTTGACCATCGGCTCCACCGCCAGGACCAGCCCCTCGCGCAGCACCACTCCGGTGCCCGGAGCGCCGTAGTTGGGAACCTGCGGGTCCTCGTGCAGGGAGCTGCCGATGCCGTGCCCGACGAACTCGCGCACCACCGAGAAGCCGGCGGCCTCGACGTGAGTTTGCACGGCGTGCCCGATGTCCGACAGCCGGCCGCCCGTCTTCGCCGCCTCCAGCCCCTTCACCAGCGCCTCGCCGGTCACCGCCAGCAGCCGCCGCGCCTCGGAGTCGACCTCGCCCACCGGCACCGTGCGCGCCGAATCCCCGTAATAACCGTCCAGCACGACGCCAAAATCCAGGCTGATGATGTCCCCTTCCTTGAGGACCCGCTTTTTCGAAGGGATCCCGTGGATTACTTCCTCGTTGATCGAGGCGCACAGCGAGCCGGGAAAGCCCCGGTATCCCTTGAAGGCCGGGCGCCCGCCCGCCTTGCGCGTGATCTCCTCGGAGACCCGGTCCAGGTCCCAGGTCGACACCCCCGGGGCCACCATCGCCTCCAGGGCGTCCAGGACCTTCAGGACCAGCGCGTTGGCCCGGTCCAGCGACTCGATCTCCGCCGCCGATTTGTAGACGATCACCGCGCCACTTCCTCGACCGCCCCGACGAGCCGGCGGGCGACCGATTCCGGGGTGCCGGTGCCGTCCACCTCGGTGAGCAGACCGCGGTCCCGGTAATGCCCAAGCAGCGGCCGCGTCTGCTCGGTGTAGACCCGCAGGCGCTCCCGGACCACGTCTTCCCTATCGTCCGGGCGCTGCGCCAGCCCGGAGCCGCAGACGTCGCAGCGCCCCTCTGATTTGGGCGGGCGGCTCACGACGTGATAGCCGGCGCCGCACTGCGGGCAGACGCGCCGTCCCGTCAGCCTGCGGATCAGCTCCTCGGGATCCACCTGCAGCGCCAGCGCCCGATCCAGACGGGACTGGCGCTCGGCCAGAAGATTCTCCAGCGTCACCGCCTGGTGCAGGTTGCGCGGATAGCCGTCCAGCAGGAAGCCCCCCGCGCACTCCGCTTCGGCGAGCCTCCCCGCCACCATCTCCGAGACCAGATCGTCGGGGACCAGCTCGCCGCGCGCCATGAGGGAGCTGGCCTTCTGTCCGAGCGGCGTATTGCGCTTGACGTGCTCGCGCAGCATGTCGCCGGCCGACAGGTGCGGGATGCCCAGGCTCTTTCCGAGCAGGACCGCCTGGGTCCCTTTGCCCGCGCCCGGCGGCCCCATCAGGATCAGCCTCAATGCCTAGCCCCGCCTGCCCCGGACGCGCGCTCCCTTCAGGAAGCCCTCGTAATGCCTCATGATGAGCTGCGATTCCACCTGCTGGACCGTGTCCATCGCCACGCCCACCACGATCAGAAGCGACGTTCCGCCGAACATGAACTTCACCCCGAGCCCCTGCGTCAGGAACCCGGGGAGGATGTTTTCGAGAGAGGGACCGATTCCCGGCAGGCTGCCGACGTTCAGCCCCGAGATCAGGATGGTCGGGAGCAGGGCGATGAGCGCCAGATAGATCGACCCGGCAAAGGTGAGCCGCGTCAGGATCGTGTCGAGATACTCCGCCGTGCGCCGCCCGGGACGAATCCCGGGAATGAAGCCGCCGTATTTCTGCAGATTGTCCGCCGTGTCCATCGGGTTGAAGATGATCGACACGTAGAAGTAGCAGAAGAAGATGATCAGGATGAAGTAGAACAGGTTGTACAGCGGCATCGTGTAGTCGAACATGTGCATCAGCTCCCGCAGCCAGGGAGTGCCCTGGGCCAGGGGAAGCTGCCCGATCGTCTGGAAAATCGACAGGATCGACGAGGCGAAGATGACCGGGATGACGCCGCCGGTGTTCAGGCGCAGCGGCAGGTGGGTCGACAGCCCGCCGAAGGTCCGGCGCCCCACCACGCGGCGAGCATACTGCACCGGGATGCGGCGCTGGGCGCGCTCCACGAAGACGATGGCCGCCACCACCAGAACCATCAGCACCATCAGGAACAGCAGCGCCAGCATGCCGATGTTGCCGGTGATCAGGTCCTGTACGGTGGCCACGACGGCGCGCGGAAGTCCGACCACGATGCCCGCGAAGATGATGAGCGAGATGCCGTTGCCGATGCCGCGCTCGGAGATCTGCTCTCCCAGCCACATGATGAAGGCGGTGCCCGTAGTCAGGGTCATGACGGTCATCAGGCGGAAGAACCAGCCGGGATGCAGCACCACCTGCGTCCCGCCGGCGTTGAAGTTCTCCAGCCAGAAGGCGATGCCGATTGACTGCACGACGCTGAGGACCACCGTCCCGTAGCGCGTCCACTGCGTGATCTTGCGCCGTCCCGCCTCGCCCCCTTCCTTGGAGAGCTTCTCCAGGTAGGGCCAGATGACGGTGAGGAGCTGCAGGATGATCGACGCCGAGATGTACGGCATGATCCCCAGCGCGAAGATGGTCAGGCGCCGGAGGTTGCCGCCGGAAAACAGGTCCAGGAAGCCGAGAATCGACCCCGCCTGCGTGCGGAAGATCGAATCCAGGGCCTCGAAATTGACTCCCGGGACCGGGACGTGCCCGCCGATCCGGTACACCGCGAGCAAGCCGAAGGTGTACAGGAGCCTCTTGCGGAGGTCCGGGATGTTGAAGATGTTCTTGATGCTGTCCACTGCTGCTCTTGTGTCCTTCTAGCGGGCCAGGATCTCCACCGAGCCGCCCGCCGCTTCGATCTTCCGTCGTGCCTCGGCGCTGAACCGGTGCGCCTTGACCAGGAGCTTGGCCGGCGCATCACCCCGTCCCAGGATCACCAGTCCGTCGCGTACCTGCTTGATGACACCGGTGGCCAGGAGGTTCTCGGGGGTCACTTCTCCCTGGAAGCCGGCCATCTGGTCCAGGTTCACCGTCACATAGCGCTTCTTGAACAGGTTGCGGAAGCCCCGCTTCGGGAGGCGCCGGTGCAGCGGCATCTGGCCGCCTTCGAAGCCGCGCTGGCTGACGAAGCCGGCGCGCGACAGCTGCCCCTTGTTCCCCGCCCCCGCCGTCTTGCCGTTGCCCGATCCGGGCCCGCGGCCGACGCGGAACTTCTTCTTGCGCGCCCCGCGGTTGGGGCGTAGGCCTTCCAAGGCGATTTCCTTGGGTTTCTCGACGACTTTCTTCTTGCGCGGCATGCTCGAGCCTCTCGATCGCGGCGAATTATTCGCCGACGATGCGCACCAGGTGGGGGATGGTCTGCACCATCCCGCGGATTGCCGGGTTGTCGGGGCGCACCACCGTCTGGTTCATGCGGCGCAGCCCGAGCGCCTTCAGGGTGCGCTTGTGGTTCTCGGGAGTGCAGATCCCGCTGCGATACTGCGTGATCTCCAGAGTCTTCCCCTTCTTTTTCGTCTTGGCGGTGCGGGGGGCGCGCGGCGTCATGCGGGCCTCTTCTCGACCTTCTCGGTGCCGCGCCGCTTGGCCTGCAGCTCCGGATCCCTCAGCTTGAGCAGACCGGCGAAGGTGGCCCGCACCACGTTGTAAGGGTTGGTCGTCCCCAGCGATTTCGTCAGGATGTTCTGGATCCCGACCGATTCCATGACCGCCCGGACCGCGCCGCCGGCGATGACCCCGGTGCCGGTCGAGGCGGGGCGCAGCATGACTTGCCCGGCGCCGAAGCGCCCGACGATCGGGTGCGGGATCGTTCCTTCCTTGATCGGCACCCGGATCAAGTTGCGCTTGGCGCGCTCCACGCCCTTGGCGATGGCCGTCGGCACCTCGCGCGCCTTGCCCATGCCGAATCCGACGTGCCCCTGCGCATCGCCCACCACCACCAGCGCGGCGAAGCGGAAGTTCTTGCCTCCCTTGACGACCTTGGTGACCCGGTTGATGTGGACGACCTGGTCCTTCAGGTCCAGATCCGTGCTCTTCAACAGTTCCAAACACTCACCTCACTTGCCCGGCCGTCGATGCATCCCGGCTCGCGGCGTCGCGTCTCGTTTGCGTACCGAAAAGGTACGCGGCACTTCGACGCGCCTTGCGTTCCGGGCGCCTCGACGGCCTAGAACTTCAGAACTTCAGCCCGTTGGCGCGAGCCGCCTCGGCCAGCGCCTTGATGCGGCCGTGATAGGGGAAGCCGCCGCGGTCGAAGATCACCGCCTCGAGCCCCTTTTCCTTCAGCCGCTTCGCGACCAGCTCCCCGACCGCCTTGGCGGCCGCCAGGTTGCCGCCGGTCTTCACGCTGCACTCCTCTTCGAGGGTGCAGGCCTGCACCAGCGTGGTCCCCTTTTCGTCGTCGATCGCCTGCACGTAGATGTGGTTCAGGCTGCGGAACACCGCCAGCCGCGGCTTTTCCTGCGTCCCGCGGATGCGCGCCCGGATGCGCGTCCTCCTTCGCTCCCGCCTTTCTTCCTTCCTCGCGTCGCGCTTCATTGTTTCCTCGGTTTCCTCGGCCTCTCCTCGCTAGGCGGCGGCGGTCTTGCCGACCTTGCCCGCCTTGCGCCGGATCGTCTCGTCGGTGTACTTGACTCCCTTCCCCTTGTAGGGCTCCGGGGGCCTGAGCGACCTGATATTCGCGGAGACCTGGCCCACCAGCTGGCGGTCCACCCCGGTCACCACCAGGTGCGTCTGCTTGTCGACCCGGATCTCGATCCCCTCGGGGATGTTGAACTCCACCGGATGCGAGTAGCCCAGGGAGAGCGACAGCTTGTTGCCCGCCACCTGGGCTTTGTAGCCGATGCCGACGATGTCCAGCTCGCGGGTGAAGCCGGCGGTGACGCCGTGCATGCCGTTGGCCAGCAGGGCGCGCGCCATGCCGTGCAGGGCCCGCAGCTGCTTGGTGTCGGCCTCGCGCGTCAGGACGATATCCTCCCCCTCCACCTTGGCCTGGATCCCGCCGGGCAGCGGCGTGCGGATCTGCGCCTTGGCTGCGGCCAGGTGCACCGATCGCGGCTCCACCTTGACGGTGACCCCTTTGCCGATCTTGACGGGCTTCTTGCCGATGCGCGACACGGGCTCCTCCTACCAGACGTTGCAGAGGATCTCGCCGCCCACGCCAACGCGGCGGCACTCCTCGCCCGACATCAGTCCGCGCGAGGTGGAAACCACCGAGATGCCCAGCCCCCCGAGCACGGGCGGGATCTCGTCCTTCGCGGCGTAGACCCGGCGGCCGGGCCGGCTGACCCTCTCCAGGTTGGAGAGGACCGGATCGCCGTCGGAGCCGTAGCGCAGGGCGATGCGCAGCGTCGGGAAGCCTCCATCTTTCGGCTTCACCACCGCCACCGCGTCGAAGTAACCCTCTTTCTTCAGGATGTCGGCCAGGCTTTCCTTCAGGTTCGA is drawn from Candidatus Polarisedimenticolia bacterium and contains these coding sequences:
- the rpsM gene encoding 30S ribosomal protein S13; the encoded protein is MARIAGVDLPQNKRVEIALTYIHGIGRSRSNRILGKAGVSPDVKVKNLSEEEVRKIRDVIQDEGQVEGDVRKNVSMDIKRLIDIGCYRGMRHRRNLPVHGQRTHTNARTRKGPRRTVAGKKKAPVGKKG
- the rplR gene encoding 50S ribosomal protein L18, translating into MKRDARKEERRERRRTRIRARIRGTQEKPRLAVFRSLNHIYVQAIDDEKGTTLVQACTLEEECSVKTGGNLAAAKAVGELVAKRLKEKGLEAVIFDRGGFPYHGRIKALAEAARANGLKF
- the rpmJ gene encoding 50S ribosomal protein L36, with amino-acid sequence MKVRASVRKICAKCKVIRRSGVVRIICVNPKHKQRQG
- a CDS encoding DNA-directed RNA polymerase subunit alpha yields the protein MLWKDFQRPKRLEFEAESLTGTYGLFYAQPFERGFGTTIGNAMRRVLLSSIEGAAITAVKIDGVLHEFTSIPGVVEDATDLILNLKQVPLKMTVDHPETIYLRAEGAGEIKAGDIETNPNVQILDPSIHLATLQEEGKLNIEMRVRPGRGYQPADRNFEPDLPLGYIPIDSVHSPVKKVNYTVEDARLGQTTDYDKLTIEVWTNGAVRPQDAVALAGKLIKDHLAIFINFEESHEAEEKEIDKEREKLNENLNRSVEELELSVRSYNCLKNAEIRTIRDLVQRSEAEMLKTKNFGRKSLNEIREILAEMGLSLGMKLDEPTEIVAE
- the map gene encoding type I methionyl aminopeptidase — encoded protein: MIVYKSAAEIESLDRANALVLKVLDALEAMVAPGVSTWDLDRVSEEITRKAGGRPAFKGYRGFPGSLCASINEEVIHGIPSKKRVLKEGDIISLDFGVVLDGYYGDSARTVPVGEVDSEARRLLAVTGEALVKGLEAAKTGGRLSDIGHAVQTHVEAAGFSVVREFVGHGIGSSLHEDPQVPNYGAPGTGVVLREGLVLAVEPMVNQGVPDVRILPDGWTAVTVDGLPSAHFERCLAITAEGPKVLGSNPSQLRSAV
- the rpsD gene encoding 30S ribosomal protein S4, yielding MARIRGAVCRLCRREGMKLFLKGDRCFSEKCAVEKRRFAPGQHGKRRTKVQGYGIQLREKQKVKRIYGMLENQFRLAYRSAVRSRGVTGEVLLQNLERRLDNVVFKLGLAESRWQARQIIGHGHVQLNGRKVDIGSYLVKAGDVITVKENLRKNTFLLKSVEHARARGIPEWLTLDAEALKGTVASLPTREQITLPIQEQMIIELYSK
- the rpmD gene encoding 50S ribosomal protein L30 yields the protein MTPRAPRTAKTKKKGKTLEITQYRSGICTPENHKRTLKALGLRRMNQTVVRPDNPAIRGMVQTIPHLVRIVGE
- the secY gene encoding preprotein translocase subunit SecY; translated protein: MDSIKNIFNIPDLRKRLLYTFGLLAVYRIGGHVPVPGVNFEALDSIFRTQAGSILGFLDLFSGGNLRRLTIFALGIMPYISASIILQLLTVIWPYLEKLSKEGGEAGRRKITQWTRYGTVVLSVVQSIGIAFWLENFNAGGTQVVLHPGWFFRLMTVMTLTTGTAFIMWLGEQISERGIGNGISLIIFAGIVVGLPRAVVATVQDLITGNIGMLALLFLMVLMVLVVAAIVFVERAQRRIPVQYARRVVGRRTFGGLSTHLPLRLNTGGVIPVIFASSILSIFQTIGQLPLAQGTPWLRELMHMFDYTMPLYNLFYFILIIFFCYFYVSIIFNPMDTADNLQKYGGFIPGIRPGRRTAEYLDTILTRLTFAGSIYLALIALLPTILISGLNVGSLPGIGPSLENILPGFLTQGLGVKFMFGGTSLLIVVGVAMDTVQQVESQLIMRHYEGFLKGARVRGRRG
- the rpsH gene encoding 30S ribosomal protein S8 encodes the protein MSMTDPIADMLTRVRNAIRAGHSRVEIPHSNLKESLADILKKEGYFDAVAVVKPKDGGFPTLRIALRYGSDGDPVLSNLERVSRPGRRVYAAKDEIPPVLGGLGISVVSTSRGLMSGEECRRVGVGGEILCNVW
- the rpsE gene encoding 30S ribosomal protein S5 encodes the protein MELLKSTDLDLKDQVVHINRVTKVVKGGKNFRFAALVVVGDAQGHVGFGMGKAREVPTAIAKGVERAKRNLIRVPIKEGTIPHPIVGRFGAGQVMLRPASTGTGVIAGGAVRAVMESVGIQNILTKSLGTTNPYNVVRATFAGLLKLRDPELQAKRRGTEKVEKRPA
- the rpsK gene encoding 30S ribosomal protein S11 gives rise to the protein MAEEKKAAPAGAGAEGAAPEAAKPAAVKRVRGKEKKNVPLAIAHIHATFNNTVITITDMQGNVLSWSSAGCLAFKGSRKGTPFAAQMAAQAAGNAAKEHGVRSLEVRVKGPGSGRESSIRALQSIGMEIKAIKDVTPIPHNGCRPPKRRRV
- a CDS encoding adenylate kinase, whose translation is MRLILMGPPGAGKGTQAVLLGKSLGIPHLSAGDMLREHVKRNTPLGQKASSLMARGELVPDDLVSEMVAGRLAEAECAGGFLLDGYPRNLHQAVTLENLLAERQSRLDRALALQVDPEELIRRLTGRRVCPQCGAGYHVVSRPPKSEGRCDVCGSGLAQRPDDREDVVRERLRVYTEQTRPLLGHYRDRGLLTEVDGTGTPESVARRLVGAVEEVAR
- the rplF gene encoding 50S ribosomal protein L6 — encoded protein: MSRIGKKPVKIGKGVTVKVEPRSVHLAAAKAQIRTPLPGGIQAKVEGEDIVLTREADTKQLRALHGMARALLANGMHGVTAGFTRELDIVGIGYKAQVAGNKLSLSLGYSHPVEFNIPEGIEIRVDKQTHLVVTGVDRQLVGQVSANIRSLRPPEPYKGKGVKYTDETIRRKAGKVGKTAAA
- the infA gene encoding translation initiation factor IF-1, giving the protein MSKEEAIQVEATVLEPLPNAMFRVELENKHKVLAHISGRMRKNFIRILPGDRVLVELSPYDLTRGRIVYRYK
- the rplO gene encoding 50S ribosomal protein L15, with product MALEGLRPNRGARKKKFRVGRGPGSGNGKTAGAGNKGQLSRAGFVSQRGFEGGQMPLHRRLPKRGFRNLFKKRYVTVNLDQMAGFQGEVTPENLLATGVIKQVRDGLVILGRGDAPAKLLVKAHRFSAEARRKIEAAGGSVEILAR